A genomic stretch from Leishmania donovani BPK282A1 complete genome, chromosome 36 includes:
- a CDS encoding endonuclease V, putative encodes MGEKPQQQQQRPESKDAADALGRSAEAHTPKAPSSAAAPQPSEEKTRAWEAEQLRVGLLADVPRTEYYYCRHLSNHSSSTVQLHAPRNEGAAPDGAFVHQRFALPNFEASLLARPQTGATGNSAAHDAGSTICVPSSFSSPWEALWCQLRFDEARQSAAAVAQPLPTLTLVGGVDISFIPDSDDGVACLAILRYPSMEQVKTYMHRCTLREPYMTGFLAFREIQPVCDLFDSVRVELLATQTMPQLLIVDGNGVQHPRRCGLATHLGVALDIPTIGCSKKMLQVDGLTREAVEAALETLGEAASSSPSLPRLLPLLGTSSPTQLYGYVVHRHLNSVKKCIYVSPGHCIGFAVATALVMTMLRHRIPEPIRAADLGSRAYISDALASAATNNSHPT; translated from the coding sequence ATGGGTgagaagccgcagcagcagcagcagcgccctGAGAGCAAAGACGCTGCCGACGCTCTTGGGCGATCTgcagaagcacacacaccaaaagCACCCTCTTCAGCCGCAGCCCCGCAGCCCAGTGAAGAGAAGACGAGGGCTTGGGAAgcggagcagctccgcgTTGGGCTGCTGGCAGATGTACCGCGCACAGAGTACTACTACTGCCGCCACCTCAgcaaccacagcagcagtacgGTGCAGTTGCATGCGCCACGCAACGAGGGTGCAGCGCCGGATGGGGCTTTCGTGCACCAACGCTTCGCATTGCCGAATTTCGAGGCTAGCTTGTTGGCGCGCCCACAGACAGGCGCGACGGGCAACAGTGCAGCGCACGACGCCGGCTCGACGATATGCGTCCCATCAAGCTTCAGCTCCCCCTGGGAAGCCCTGTGGTGTCAGCTCCGCTTCGACGAGGCTCGGCAaagcgcggctgccgtcgcgcagccACTGCCGACCCTCACGCTCGTTGGTGGCGTGGACATCTCTTTCATCCCCGACTCGGACGACGGTGTCGCCTGCCTCGCTATCTTGCGCTACCCGTCCATGGAGCAGGTCAAGACGTACATGCACAGGTGCACGCTGCGGGAGCCGTACATGACCGGCTTTCTTGCCTTTCGCGAGATCCAACCGGTTTGCGATCTCTTCGACTCTGTGCGAGTAGAGCTGCTGGCTACGCAGAcgatgccgcagctgctTATCGTGGATGGAAACGGGGTGCAGCATCCCCGCCGGTGCGGGCTGGCAACGCACCTCGGTGTTGCGCTCGACATACCGACGATTGGGTGCTCAAAGAAGATGCTTCAAGTGGATGGGCTGACGCGGGAGGCAGTggaggcagcgctggagaCGCTAGGCGAGGCAGCATCGAGCAGCCCATCCCTTCCTCGTCTTCTGCCCCTGCTTGGCACGTCGTCGCCAACGCAGCTCTACGGCTACGTCGTGCACAGGCACCTAAACAGCGTTAAAAAGTGCATCTATGTCTCTCCAGGCCACTGCATCGGCTTTGCCGTTGCCACTGCGCTGGTAATGACGATGCTGCGTCACCGCATCCCAGAGCCGATCCGCGCCGCCGACCTCGGCTCCAGGGCTTACATCAGCGACGCGCTCGCGTCGGCGGCCACTAACAACTCGCACCCAACCTAG
- a CDS encoding glucokinase: protein MSLTDEIQLEQLAPTIKGDASWSTGPIYVVCDVGGTNARVGFAQAAQHDRSGLHIIYVRFRVTKRDIRQLLEFFDEVLQHLKKNLPYRAGPFLRRVASGAVSVPGPVTNGQLAGPFNNLKGTARLADYPVELFPKGRSALLNDLEAGSYGVLALSNAGMLSDYFKVMWKGTQWDALSEGKPVGSTIGHGRCMVVAPGTGVGSSLIHYVGVSDSYVVLALECGCLSMSWCANEDSKYVQALAGYMASKARAKGLDSTVAPIWEAATNGSGLEFNYAYEKEGQKASVPLKSAPEVAKLAKAGSDPAAVAAMDRLYKNLMGLTAETTMQFLPLTCVLMGDSIVSNSFYFDNPENVKRLQARINEHTMERQLKFLSRTTFLRQVRSVNINLLGCLGFGSQLSDPADQLAPNKSNL from the coding sequence ATGTCCCTCACAGACGAGATCCAACTCGAGCAGCTGGCCCCGACCATCAAGGGCGACGCCTCCTGGTCCACCGGCCCCATCTACGTTGTGTGCGATGTTGGCGGCACGAACGCGCGCGTCGGCTTTGCtcaagcggcgcagcacgatAGAAGCGGCCTGCACATCATCTATGTCCGCTTCAGGGTGACGAAGCGCGACATCCGCCAGCTACTCGAGTTCTTCgatgaggtgctgcagcacctgaaGAAGAACCTGCCCTACCGCGCTGGCCCCTTCCTGCGTCGTGTCGCGTCCGGTGCCGTGAGTGTGCCGGGACCTGTCACCAACGGACAGCTCGCCGGTCCCTTCAACAATCTGAAGGGCACTGCGCGGCTGGCGGACTACCCAGTGGAGCTGTTTCCAAAGGGCCGCAGCGCGCTTCTGAACGATCTGGAGGCTGGCTCCTATGGCGTGCTGGCTCTGAGCAACGCCGGCATGCTGTCCGACTACTTCAAGGTCATGTGGAAGGGCACGCAGTGGGACGCGCTGTCGGAAGGCAAGCCCGTCGGCAGCACCATCGGCCACGGCCGCTGCATGGTCGTGGCCCccggcaccggcgtcggCTCCTCTCTCATCCACTATGTGGGTGTCTCGGACAGCTATGTCGTGCTGGCGCTGGAGTGCGGCTGTTTGTCCATGTCTTGGTGCGCCAACGAGGACTCGAAGTACGTGCAGGCACTTGCCGGTTACATGGCGTCCAAGGCGCGTGCGAAGGGCCTGGACTCGACGGTGGCCCCCATCTGGGAGGCTGCGACAAACGGTAGTGGGTTGGAGTTCAACTACGCGTACGAGAAGGAGGGGCAGAAGGCATCCGTTCCCCTCAAGTCCGCTCCCGAGGTAGCCAAGCTCGCCAAGGCTGGCAGCGACccggccgccgtggccgccatGGACCGTCTCTACAAGAACCTCATGGGCCTCACAGCTGAGACGACAATGCAGTTCCTGCCGCTGACATGTGTGCTGATGGGCGACAGCATTGTTTCCAACAGCTTTTACTTCGATAACCCAGAGAATGTGAAGAGGCTGCAGGCTCGCATAAACGAGCACACGATGGAGCGTCAGTTAAAGTTCTTGAGTCGCACCACGTTCCTTCGCCAGGTGCGCAGTGTGAATATCAACCTGCTGGGCTGCCTTGGATTTGGTAGCCAGCTCTCCGACCCGGCAGATCAGTTAGCGCCAAACAAGTCCAACTTGTGA